From Quercus robur chromosome 8, dhQueRobu3.1, whole genome shotgun sequence:
CTATTTAGTCCTATTCAGTTCATTCTGTCCACTTTGATCCACTTTAGTCCTATTCGGACCATTCAGTCCAATGTagttctatttggtccattttgtccactttcGTTCTATTTGGTTCATTATGTCCACTTCGGTCTTATTCAGTTCACATTGGTCCTATTTCATCTACTTCggtccattttgtccacttcaGTCTTATTCGGTCTATTCATTCTTATTTGGCTCATTCGGTCCACCTTGTTCCTAtttggtcaatttggtcctattttgatatttggtccactttgttCCATTTAGTCCAATTCGGATCACTTCAATTGATTTTGGTCTACTTCAATCTACTTTTGTGCACTTACATAatgagaaaatatatttttgggttgaaagtACCTAATCCACTTCAGTATAACTAAAGTTAAAGTGAAAGTCTTTCTAAACATAAAAGCAATGAATATACAAATGTAATCTTTAGGACagttattcatttgttttaacgTTGTTACTCttaaatgaattgcatgagGTTGATTATacatttaagcaaaataaataaataaatatatacttatatgtatgtatttataatttttatttaaataaattattcaaattatttattcttttaaaagagattatcaaaataattaaaattcatatgAAACTTATACcaaatatgtataatttattctctaaattttattgtaaatagAGAGACTACTTGTGATGGGGAAGGaaaaaatacaacaccaaaacatataaaaccaaaatagagtttaaaaaaatacaatgattcatcaatataaagtagagttgcaagaaagaataaaaaaatcaagagaaagagaataaCCACTTTTTCAAGAGACTGTGAGAGAGTATaagaaacttataaaaaaataatatgagaagaaaaaagtaaaaataaaaaaaatatagtaataaatactatattatccaagtcatgttatgtTATGTAATAAAGTAACATtgtattcttatatactatcttctctttataatgcaatatgataaaatCTATGATGATattaaagagaataaaaaagacaacaacttaaaaacataaaacttaaTCACATCAACTCAAAGTAGAGttccaaataatacaaaaattcatcaacctagagtaaagatgcaagaaaaatatttataaaaaaatccacgaaaaatgaaaaaagagagagagagagagagagagagagagagagagaaccttttttgtgtgaaaaatcTATGAATAGAATGGAAAagagaattgtaaatttatagtaagaaagggcaataaaaaaagtcaaaaataacgGAAGATAAATAGATAGaagaaaagtgatattaaggAAAATAGTAGTAGggagataaaaaggtaaaagggAGGGAAATAGTTAGAGAAATTATAACAATAAATTGGGAaattaataaggaaaaaataaaaataagagaaagaatGTTGAAAATTGGTAAATGATATGGTCGTTGCTTAATAAGaacgtagcaacaataaatactacacttcaacttttaaatatatatatatatatatagtcatatGGATATTGATTTGCCAATGGCAATGCAGAGAACTTTGAAGAGCTGATTATCCAAAAACCTTTGAAGAGCTACACTTTTTTGAGGATAAAAGGCAGAATTGAAGAGCTACACTTGAAATGACAGATTAAAGGCCCATTGTTACTGTAGAAGAGATGGcctattgtaaaaaaaaaggacagCGTTAAGGCCCATTACAAATAAAAACCTTCTTCTCTCATGGTACATTACTGAATAGAAATTACCAATTCAATGactcaacaaataaaaatggaGGCACCATTGGCCAGATGGCATTCTACCTCTGTATGAGAAGGTATCTTGTGCATATGGTATGGTATATGCATCATCTCTACAATATATTGTGAGAGAGATGATGCATGTCCCAGATGCATGACATTATTATCGCTTCCATAGAGACTTTTTTTATGAGAGACCTGCTGCATGTATCGGTAACAGGTGATGATTATTCCTCACTAACATTTCGCAAAAACATAAAGtaaaaaggaatggaaaaatTATGCCAAAACCCCTCTTTTGTGAAAAGTTCCAAATACACAAACAAAAGAGACGGAAAAATATATGCAAACAGACTTATTAAAGAGTCACAAGTCCAAGAACATAAGTAAAATGAGGAACGGCTCATCCTAGTTTCAATCGAAAGCAGTATAATCAATATTACTATAAATCCATTCACCAAGTTGCTTAGAATAACCAAATACGTGGACAatattttgcatcaaatttGCACTACTCAGCATCAATCTTCAATTCAGCAAACAAGAGAGGTCAATGAAACCAATTCACAAGCGTATCTCCTGGTGAGATCTTACTGTGCTATTTGAACTCAACACAGTCGCACAGACCTTCAATTTCAACTCTTTTTAGCTTAGAATATATAACGCATGGAGAACGCAAGGCCAACTAACTTGAATTTACAGGCtgggaaaaggaaaaacttCAACTACAACAACAACCTTCATATATAACTTAAGCATCCAACATCGAGCCTATAAGGTTTACCTACATAAAATGACAGGAATGTTTAAATCTACAGAGTCCTCCTGTATGAGGCAAGTCACAAACCAGGTCCGAAACTTAGGTACTACTTCGCAAAAGGCCAAAAACATTTGTGAAAATGCTTTACTTTGAAGAGGCATGCAGAATAACCTCTGTTCTTGCACTTGCATCTAGCAATGCTACCCCAAAACATTTTCCATtcaaaaaccaagggcagaagGGATGGGAAAACAATTATTCCATGTGACAACAAAGGGTAATCAGGTTTTCCAATGGACACAAATCAGGGAGGGAGGAAGACTCATAGCGATGCAAATCCATTAATGAATTGATGATTCTACTGACCAAGTGATATTAGGATTGACATGCTTCAGAAATACCAAAAACTGACCCATCtaccaaaaacaataaaatcagCACAAAACCTGTTCAGGCATATCTAtcacataaaatcctaagacaaTGTCCCAGCACCTttagatgagagaaagagaaaaggacTTAATGTCATCAGAAATGGTACTAAGAAACCAACTGATATTCCCCAAGCTTTTCCAAATAGAAGATTTCCCACCTTTTGAAACATCTATCTCTTCCTAAACTAGAAAAAATCCATTCTAAAAAGCAAGTAAAAATCCCAAGAACCTAATATGTTTACAAGCACTACACGTATTCTATTTCCTAACCTCACTTTCAGTTATATTTCATAATAACTTAAAAGTGTAGTCAGGCTTATGCAATATCAGCTAGCATTGCACAAAGATTCAATCACCAACAACCACTTCAAAGTTCAAGTTTGGAAGTTCCTACTAGACCATGCAACCCCTTTCTACTAGTTTTGTTGATAAATTACACGCATATTTAGTGCATCTTGAACATACAACCTCTATCTCATTATTATTCGAGGATGAAGTGTCATTTCAGCTATAGAGCTCATTGGCGCTCAATCCCCATTATTTAGGACtgggcaaaaaccaaaaacttaGTTATAGTTCCTTAGATATTGTTTATGAATTAAATTTAACCACATTGATCAATGCAATGCAAACAATATTATCTTTCCTAAGAAGAATTCAATTCAACCATGCCACTTATTGGCCAATACAAccatataattgaatttaattagggaACTTAAGAAACTATACCACTATACACCTAAGTTCTAGTTCTATCTTTTAGAAGTTAGAATCACATACATCCATTACATTCCATACAAGCAAAGGAAATGCCATTCAAATTCGAGCTCAGCAGCCAAAACTGCATtcattgagaataaaaaattacataatctCAAACTAACTCTACAAGAATTAGGTCTAAAAATTGCACAATACAGATCCAATCTACATACAAGTCTAGAAAATTTAGGTCTACAAATTGCACAATTCAAATCAAAACCCTATCTCATTTGCCCAGAATTTCCCAAGCATATGAAAAATGAACCTTGTCAGTAACAGTGTTTCAATTTCACAATAATGATTGTGAAATAACTAACCTTCCTCCTCTCAGACACGTGCGGCGACAGGAGCGGCGGCCGCGGCGGCGGAAGAGGCAGCGCCGCCGAGGAAGGAGAGCAATCCGGAATTCGCTGGCTCTTGATCGTCGAGGAAGAGATCCTCTGGAACTTTGAACGCACCGTGAGCGCACACGATCGCGAAGCCGACCATCAACGCCGAGATGAGGAGCGATCCGACGGTGGTGAGGAAAACGACGACGACGGTTAAGAGCGAGAGACCGATCAAGGTCTCGCGATCTGAGAACGTGCGGCCGAGAATGACCAGAGGCTGATTGGACGGTCGGAAAAAGTAGAGGAAAGTCCACGCGGCGAGGAGAGAGAGGAGAACGAGGAGAGAGATTgggtgagagaggagagagaaagcgAGGACCAAGGATATGAAGGTGAGGTAGTTGACGCGGAAATAGGCGAGGTTTTTTCGGATCCGAGAGTAGGCTTCGGTGAGGGATTCGGGTCGGGTCATGGAGGTCCGGTCTACGAGTTCGGACCATGGGCGGCGTTGAGAGAAGCCGTGGCGGATCGAGGAGGATAAGCGTGAGATGAACGCGCGGAAAGCGGGCGTGGTTATGGGTTGGGTGGTGGCGGTGGAGTTGGTTTGTGAGTTGGAGATTGGGAGTGTCGGTGGAGAGGCCATTGGTGGCGCGTGAAGTTAATATCAAGTGGATGTAAGAGAATGAGAGTGAGCCAGTGACGTTAGTTATCATACACGCTGTTATAGTGGTTGTGTAGTGGGAAGGAATTATTGCCTAATGGATGTGTCCCGTAAGGCTTTGTGGGGTTTCATTTTAAATGAACCGGCcagtgctttttctttttcttttttttttaattatgggaAAATACTATTgcatattattaataaaaaagttaagtaCAATCATATTAACTTTTAATTGGGATCATTTTAGAAGAAGATAGAAAGTTTCTCTGATGTAGGGGGAGGCCACTCCAAATCTTAGCCGTTTAGTAGAAGGCCGTGCCTAACCCTAGGGTTTGGGCTATTCATGTTCTCCTTGTGTGTCCCATAATACGAGTGAAAGTTTCTCATTTGCTACATTTATAGTGTTTCAACATGGAGGACTTATCTATGATGTGGAAAAAACTCTCGCTTTCAGAGGAGGAGGATAGCGAGTATAGCGAACGAACGATAGCGATGATTGGGGGAAAGGCTATTGCGGCAAAGTTTTTCACACGACGAGTTTTGAATATGGAAGCCATTGCTCGGACTTTTAAACAACTATGGCAAACGAAGAAGGGATTCAAGGTCAAAGATATGGGGAATCATGTggttctatttgttttttcagATGGATCGGATGCAGATAGAGTCCTACTAGGAGAGCCATGGAGTTACGACAAATATTTAGTCTCTCTACACAGATTAGAGAAAAATGTTGCAGTAAGGGATCTCGTCTCGATAGAATGTCCTTCTGGGTACAAATCCATGACTTACCTATGGGTGAGATGAACTAAGAAGCAGCAGCAGAGATTGGAAGGGTTATAGGAGATGTGCAaaagggaatttgagaatgggGTAACCAAGATGGCAGTAGTTTCATGAGGATCAGAGTTAAGGTTGATACATCAAAACCACTTTGTCGCGAACGAAAGATTCGGAGTGAGGAAAGGGAGGTAGGGTGGATTAGGTTCAAGTATGAACGTTTGCCGAACACCTGCTACTAGTGTGGTAGACTGTCCCATAACGACATAGATTATGAGCTCTGGGTTAGAAGCAATGGTTCTCTGACTAAAGGGGATCGACAATTTGGTGCATGGGTCTGAGTCCCAACGTCAAATATGAAAAAGTGCTCAATAGTTTTGGTTGACAGTGTGGAAGAAGGCAAATGAAGTGACGATACCCAGGTGGATGACGAGGTGGTGGAGATGGTCACCACTTCTTAAGGGCAGGCAGAGATGACAGGAAAGGGGGAGCACGGCGGTCACTTCAACTAATGGAGTTCCTAGTGGACAGGTTAACGGTTGAAGAGCTGGAGCTGTTCTGGGTGCAGGCATGGATTATTTGGAACCAGCGAAACTGTGTTGTGCATGGAGGTAAATTAAAGGATCCTAAATGCCTTAACAAGAGAGCAGAGGACTATATTCTGGAATTTCAGCAAGCTCAGGGGCAATTGACAGTGGCTCGGACTGTGCAAGATATTTGTGATCAGTGGCAACCTCCACCGCCGGATGTTTACAAGCTAAACTTTGATGCTGCTGTGTTTTCGGGGCTGAACAGAACAGGTATAGGTACCATTATTCGGAATGATAAGGGGGAGGTTATGGCTGCAATGTCTGCTATTGGACCAAGTGCAGAAAACAGTGACGAAGCTGAGTTGATGGCCTGTAGAAGATCATTGGAGTTTGCCATTGATGCTGGGTTTTCACGTTTGATAATTGAGGGTGATAATGCTAATGCCATTCAAGCCATTTCTTCGTCTTTCCCTAATAATTCTTATCTTGGTTGTGTGGTGGATGATATTCGCCACTTGATACATGGGTTATATTGGGCTAGGACTAATCAGATTAGGAGGGGAGGGAATACAGTGGCACATGTTCTTGCCCAATTTGCTAGAAATTTAGATGACGATTTAGTTTGGATTGAGGATTCTCCTCCACCCGCTTTGGCGGCTTTGTTTCATGATATTTCGTTATTATAGTTGAATGAAagtttccttttcaaaaaaaaaaaagttgggctTATTTCAAAAACGGATGAGGATATGGGTATAAGTTGCAGCCCACAAGGGGTAGAGTTAAAAAGTCGTGGATGGAAGAGATTAGTGCAGGAACGGTGCCCAAGTGAAGCCTAGACTATgcctattcaaaaaaaaaaaaaaaaaaaaaagaacaaccaGAGACGTCGAGGGAGAGAACCACATCATATCTCCAGAAAAAAATGTTGTGCACTCACCATAAACCAAAAGCTAATGGTGGAAGCTGCAGGGCAGCCCCGCTGAGACCAATTAATGAGTTGCATTGCCTGGAACTACCATGGGATTGGGAACCTATGAACAGTGGAAGAGCTTGAAGAAATTATTCGAGCATAAGATcccttaattgttttttttttcgtcaGAGACTTGGTTTGAAAAGAATGAACAATTAGAAAAGTTACGGTGCAAGATAAAATATGCTGGCCTTTTCACCATGCCTAGTCAAGGTAGGAGCGGCGGGTTGGCGCTTTTATGGAAACTTGATAATGCAGTTTGGGTAGACAGTTTCTCAAAGAACCATATTGATGCAGTAGTGAATGGTGGTTCTACAGAGGCATGGTGGTTCACCGGTTTTTATGGGGAGCTAGATACTAATAATAGGGACGAAGCTTGGAGTATGCTCCGTATGCTACGAGCTAAACCACATCTACCGTGGTGTTGCATAGGTGACTTCAACGAAATCCtcaaaagtgaagaaaaaataggGGGTCAAATTAGATCAAATGCTCAGATGCAAGCTTTCTAGGGTGCACTAGATTTCTGTGGGTTCGTGGACCTTGGCTATACAGGTTCGGAGTTCACTTGGCATAGTCGAAGACATGGGTATTTGATTTGGGAACGCTTAGATAGAGGAGTGGCTAATTATGATTGGGTATCGAAATTTCCAGCAACAACTATTCGCCACCTTCACTGCCATACATCTGATCATCACCCGATTAGTCtgattttcaattcaaataatGAATCCCAACGGTGGGACAAAAGGCCTTTTCGGTTCAAAGAAATGTGGCTGACCAATAGTGGGTGTAGCGACACAATGTTGAGAGCTTGGCAGGTTCAACAAGAGGGTACACCAATGTtcaaagtaacaaaaaaaaccaaagaagtgTAAGAAAATGTTGAAGTCTTGGAGTAAAGATCACTTCGAGAATGTAAAAAACTAGATTGCAAAGAAGAAAGATTTGCTATGGAAAGCAGAGGAAGCCGCTACAAAAGGTGGTAATTATGACGTAGTAATTCAGCTCCGATGAGAGCTTAATATCCTGCTCGAGAAAGAAAGCCAAATGTGGAGGCAAAGATCTAGAATTCAGTGGGTGGCAAAGGGAGATAAAAATACAAAGTACTTTCATGGGGTGGCtactcaaagaaaaagaaggaacttCATAAAGGGAGTTAGAGATTCGGATGGAGTATGCAAACTAAAGAAGGGGTGATCTTGGATATCTTTGTGAACTTCTACACTAAGTTGTTCTCCTCATCTAATGTTCAAGGGCTTGACCGAGTCTTGGAAGGAGTCAAAAAGATAGTGACAGCTGATATGAATGAAGAATTATTAAAGCCTTATAGTAAGGATGAGGTTGAAGCTGCAATCAAACAAATGGCACCATCTAAGGCATCGAGTCCGAATGGGATGCCCCCCCTCTTTTACCAAACCTTTTGGCAGAGCATTGGGGTGGAAGTTTCAGATGCAGTCCTCTCTTGCTTGAACTCTGGTACACTCCTTAAATCCATAAATCACACTTTCATTACCTTGATCCCTAAAGTAAGCAATCCTAAAAATGCTTCTGAGTTTAAGCCAATAAGTTTATGTAATGTGCTTTATAAAATTCTCAGCAAAGTTATTGCTAACAGGCTTAAGCCCATTCTTAATTCTATAGTTTCAAAATCTCAAAGTGCCTTCACTACAGATAAATTAATAACGGACAACATCCTGATTGCTTTTGAATTGTTGTATTATATGAAAACCCAATGCTCAAGCAAGGAAGGTTTTATGGCATTGAAGCTAGATACGAGTAAGGCCTACGATAGGGTGGAGTGGCgttttttggagaaaatcctTTTACGAATGGGTTTTCAGGAATCTTGGGTGGCAATGATCATGCAATGTGTTTCCATAGTGACCTACTCGATCCTGATAAATGGCAAACCAAAAGGTTTCATAAGACCAACTAGAAGTTTGAGGCAAGGTGACTCCCTATCTCAAtttcttttcctgttttgtGCGGAAGGACTAAATGCACTTCTTAACAAGGCAATGGAGGAGGGGGAGATTAGGGTCTAGCTTTGTGCCGTAGAAGCCCAAATATTATTCACCTCTTCCTTACAAACGATTGTCTTCTATTTTACAAGTCAAAGGCAGCGAAATGTGTAAAAATTCAGCAACTTCTTGATTGGTATGAGGTAGCTTCGGGAAAGCAAGTGAACAAGGATAAAGCCACTCTCTTTTTCAATAGAAATACACCTGAGGATGTGCAGCAAGAAATAATGGTATTGTTGGGTGTACTGGCCATCAAACACTATGAAAAATAATTGGGTTTACCATCCTTTGTTGGGAGGTAGAAAAAAGCTTGTTTCAATTAGATTAAGGAGCGAATTTGGTCCAAGATGCAAGGGTGGAAGGAGAGGTTACTATCACAAGTTGGGAAGGAAATCATGATCAAGGTCGTGATCCAATCCATCCCTACTCGATAAGTGTGTTTCATTTATCGATTAGTTTGAGTAAAGATATTGAGGCAATGATACGCAAATTCTGGTGGGGAAATCAAGATAATGCGAGAAAGATGCAGTGGGTTAAATGGAGTACTTTTTGCTCTCCTAAATCTGTTGGTGGTATGGGCTTTCAGGATCTAAGACAATTTAACAATGAACTTCTAGGAAAATAGGTTTGGAGGTTGTACCATGAGAAGGATACTCTActatataaaatattcaaatcaaaatattttcctaatGGAAATATTTTTGACATTGAGATCAACCCTCGTTGCTCTTTTGCATGGAAGAGCATTTTGCAAGCAAGGGACGTGATCTGCAAGGGTGCTAGGTGGAGATTAGGGGACGGTTCATCAATCAATATTTGGAATCACCGATGGCTAGATGCTTCTTAGGGTGGTAAAATATTATCGCCTCAACTTGACCCATCCTTGACTGTAGTAAAGGATCTTTTCATCCGTGGAACGAAGTGTTGGAATGAGGAGCTCATAGATCGGAATTTCTTCCCATCAAAGGTGGAGTGCATTAAAAGTATTCCTGTTAGTGCTCA
This genomic window contains:
- the LOC126697792 gene encoding PRA1 family protein B3-like, which codes for MASPPTLPISNSQTNSTATTQPITTPAFRAFISRLSSSIRHGFSQRRPWSELVDRTSMTRPESLTEAYSRIRKNLAYFRVNYLTFISLVLAFSLLSHPISLLVLLSLLAAWTFLYFFRPSNQPLVILGRTFSDRETLIGLSLLTVVVVFLTTVGSLLISALMVGFAIVCAHGAFKVPEDLFLDDQEPANSGLLSFLGGAASSAAAAAAPVAARV